In Mycobacterium sp. 050128, one genomic interval encodes:
- a CDS encoding FAD-binding oxidoreductase yields the protein MASYRSIPVTSAVRLAKPTSNLFRARTKRDARGLDTSGLTGVLSVDPEARTADVAGMCTYQDLVAATLPYGLSPLVVPQLKTITLGGAVSGLGIESASFRNGLPHESVLEMDILTGAGELLTASRDQHCDLFRAFPNSYGTLGYSTRLRIELEPIAPFVALRHIRFHSLPELVAAAERIIDTGGHDGTPVDYLDGVVFGPDESYLCVARRTTTPGPVSDYTGKNIYYQSMQHDAAGPADTKDDRLTMHDYFWRWDTDWFWCSGAFGVQNPALRRWWPRRYRRSSVYSKLVAMDRRFGISDRIEAHHGRPARERVVQDVEVPIGRCCEFLEWFLDNVPITPIWLCPLRLRDHDGWPLYPMPAEVSYVNIGFWSSVPAGDGVGITNRAIEAKVSELDGHKSLYSDSFYTREEFDQLYGGEAYKTVKKSYDPDSRLLDLYAKAVQRR from the coding sequence ATGGCGAGTTATCGCTCCATCCCCGTGACGTCCGCGGTCCGGCTCGCCAAGCCCACGTCAAACCTGTTCCGCGCCCGCACTAAACGCGATGCCCGCGGCCTGGACACCTCGGGACTGACCGGCGTCCTGAGTGTCGATCCCGAAGCCCGCACCGCCGATGTCGCCGGCATGTGCACCTATCAGGATTTGGTGGCGGCGACCCTGCCCTATGGCCTGTCGCCACTGGTCGTTCCGCAGCTCAAGACCATTACGCTCGGCGGCGCGGTCAGCGGCCTGGGCATCGAATCGGCGTCGTTCCGCAACGGTTTGCCACACGAATCGGTGCTGGAAATGGATATCCTCACCGGCGCCGGCGAATTACTCACCGCATCGCGCGATCAGCACTGCGACCTATTCCGGGCTTTTCCCAATTCCTATGGAACATTGGGTTATTCGACGAGGCTGCGGATCGAGCTCGAACCGATCGCGCCGTTTGTGGCGTTGCGGCACATCCGATTCCACTCATTGCCCGAACTGGTCGCGGCCGCCGAACGCATCATCGACACCGGCGGGCATGACGGAACCCCGGTCGATTATCTGGACGGCGTGGTCTTCGGTCCCGACGAGAGCTACCTGTGCGTTGCCCGGCGCACCACCACCCCGGGACCGGTCAGCGACTACACCGGAAAAAACATCTACTACCAGTCGATGCAGCACGACGCCGCGGGCCCGGCGGACACCAAAGACGACCGGCTGACGATGCACGACTATTTCTGGCGCTGGGACACCGACTGGTTCTGGTGCTCAGGCGCATTCGGCGTCCAGAACCCTGCGCTGCGCCGCTGGTGGCCGCGCCGCTACCGGCGTAGCAGCGTTTACTCCAAGCTCGTGGCGATGGATCGCCGGTTCGGGATTTCCGACCGGATCGAGGCCCACCATGGGCGTCCGGCCCGGGAGCGGGTAGTCCAGGACGTCGAGGTGCCGATCGGGCGCTGCTGCGAATTCCTGGAGTGGTTTCTGGACAACGTCCCGATCACGCCGATCTGGTTGTGCCCGTTAAGGCTTCGTGATCACGACGGCTGGCCGCTGTATCCGATGCCGGCGGAGGTCAGCTACGTCAACATCGGATTTTGGTCCTCGGTGCCTGCCGGTGACGGTGTGGGGATTACCAACCGCGCGATCGAGGCTAAGGTCAGTGAGCTCGACGGGCACAAGTCGTTGTACTCCGACTCCTTCTACACCCGTGAGGAATTCGACCAGCTGTACGGCGGCGAGGCCTACAAGACGGTCAAAAAGTCCTACGATCCCGACTCTCGTCTGCTCGATCTCTATGCAAAGGCGGTGCAACGGCGATGA
- a CDS encoding DNA polymerase III subunits gamma/tau codes for MALYRKYRPATFAEVVGQEHVTEPLSIALEAGRINHAYLFSGPRGCGKTSSARILARSLNCAQGPTATPCGVCDSCQALAPNAPGSIDVVELDAASHGGVDDTRELRDRAFYAPAQSRYRVFIVDEAHMVTTAGFNALLKIVEEPPEHLIFIFATTEPEKVLPTIRSRTHHYPFRLLPPKTMRSLIGRICEQEGVVVDDAVYPLVIRAGGGSPRDTLSVLDQLVAGSDNDHLTYPRALGLLGATDVALIDDAVDALAAGDAAAMFGAVEAVIDAGHDPRRFAVDLLERFRDLIVLQAVPDAASRGVVDAPEDVLDRMREQAARIGPATLTRYAEVVQAGLGEMRGATAPRLLLEVVCARLLLPSASDAESALLHRVERIETRLAMSIPAGEAPPADAPARRAESVARPAARRTVEAKPGEPKREPAPEPDAAPPPEPAPPPDPVPNPEHAPAPEPESPSAPGEPNAAAVRTMWPTVRDKVRERSRTTEVMLAGATVRAVEGDTLVLTHESAPLAKRLSEQRNADVIADALKDALGVNWRVRCDAGSPGSAPAAAPPPSNAVAPAPPRRRVVPPPAEDEAPVSDAAAAESVQRDEEEHMLAEAGRSDPSAPRRDPEEAALELLQNELGARRIDGD; via the coding sequence GTGGCTCTCTACCGCAAGTACCGACCGGCAACCTTCGCCGAAGTGGTGGGGCAGGAGCACGTCACCGAACCGCTGTCCATCGCGTTGGAAGCCGGCCGGATCAACCACGCGTACCTGTTCTCCGGGCCGCGGGGATGCGGAAAGACCTCGTCGGCCCGCATCCTGGCCCGGTCGCTGAACTGCGCGCAGGGACCGACGGCCACCCCGTGCGGGGTGTGCGACTCGTGCCAGGCGCTGGCGCCCAACGCGCCCGGCAGCATCGACGTGGTGGAACTCGACGCCGCCAGCCACGGCGGCGTGGACGACACCCGCGAACTGCGCGACCGCGCCTTCTATGCGCCGGCGCAGTCGCGCTACCGCGTGTTCATCGTCGACGAGGCGCACATGGTGACGACGGCGGGGTTCAACGCGCTGCTCAAGATCGTCGAGGAGCCGCCCGAGCACCTCATCTTCATCTTCGCCACCACCGAACCGGAGAAGGTGCTCCCGACGATTCGCTCGCGGACCCATCACTACCCGTTCCGGCTACTGCCGCCGAAAACCATGCGGTCGCTTATCGGGCGGATCTGCGAGCAAGAGGGCGTCGTCGTCGACGACGCGGTGTACCCGTTGGTCATCCGCGCGGGCGGCGGCTCACCGCGCGACACCCTCTCCGTGCTCGATCAGTTGGTGGCCGGCTCCGACAACGATCACCTGACGTACCCGCGGGCGCTGGGGCTGCTGGGCGCCACCGACGTGGCGCTGATCGACGACGCCGTCGACGCGTTGGCCGCAGGGGATGCCGCGGCGATGTTCGGCGCGGTCGAAGCGGTGATCGACGCGGGCCACGACCCGCGACGTTTCGCCGTCGACCTGTTGGAGCGATTCCGCGATCTGATTGTGCTGCAAGCGGTTCCGGATGCGGCGAGCCGCGGTGTGGTGGACGCGCCCGAGGATGTGTTGGACCGGATGCGTGAGCAGGCGGCGCGCATCGGCCCGGCGACGCTGACCCGCTACGCCGAGGTGGTGCAGGCCGGCCTGGGCGAGATGCGCGGCGCGACGGCGCCGCGCCTGCTGCTCGAGGTCGTCTGCGCCCGCTTACTGCTGCCCTCGGCCAGCGACGCGGAATCGGCTCTGCTGCATCGTGTCGAGCGGATCGAGACCCGGCTGGCCATGTCCATACCCGCCGGCGAGGCGCCCCCCGCCGACGCACCCGCCAGGCGGGCCGAGTCGGTTGCCCGGCCGGCCGCACGCCGAACGGTCGAAGCCAAGCCCGGCGAGCCGAAGCGCGAGCCGGCCCCCGAACCGGACGCGGCACCGCCCCCCGAACCCGCGCCGCCGCCCGATCCGGTGCCGAATCCCGAACACGCTCCGGCACCGGAACCCGAATCACCTTCTGCCCCGGGCGAACCCAATGCCGCCGCGGTGCGAACGATGTGGCCGACGGTACGCGACAAGGTGCGCGAGCGTAGCCGCACCACCGAGGTGATGCTGGCCGGCGCCACCGTACGTGCCGTGGAGGGCGACACCCTGGTGCTCACGCACGAGTCGGCGCCGTTGGCCAAGCGACTGTCCGAACAGCGCAACGCCGACGTCATCGCCGACGCACTCAAGGACGCGCTGGGCGTGAACTGGCGGGTCCGTTGCGACGCCGGCTCCCCGGGGTCGGCACCGGCCGCGGCGCCGCCTCCCAGCAACGCGGTTGCGCCCGCACCCCCTCGCCGGAGAGTCGTGCCGCCACCCGCCGAGGACGAGGCACCCGTAAGCGACGCTGCCGCTGCGGAATCCGTGCAACGTGACGAAGAAGAACACATGCTTGCCGAAGCCGGTCGCAGCGACCCGTCGGCACCGCGCCGCGACCCCGAAGAGGCCGCACTCGAACTACTGCAGAACGAACTGGGCGCGCGCCGGATCGACGGGGACTGA
- a CDS encoding class I SAM-dependent methyltransferase, with amino-acid sequence MTTTKEPDHSITGKLNLAEVLAIFTASGGHPLKFTAYDGSTAGSADATLGLDLCSPRGTTYLATAPGELGIARAYISGDLQPIGVHPGDPYELLRMLADRVDFKRPSAWTLAQLIRSIGIEHLVPIAPPALETPPRWRRFAEGVLHSKSRDAGAIHHHYDVSNRFYEWVLGPSMTYTCAVYANADATLEEAQDNKYRLIFEKLNLQPGDRLLDVGCGWGGMVRYAARHGVRAIGATLSAEQAKWAQKAIEDEGLADLAEVRHCDYRDVLESGFDAVSSIGLTEHIGVKNYPSYFAFLKSKLRTGGLLLNHCITRHDNEQHTFAGGFTDRYVFPDGELTGSGRIMTDIQDSGFEVLHTENFRHHYAMTLRDWCRNLVEHWDEAVEEVGLAVAKVWGLYMAASRVAFDENNLQLHHVLAANVERRGADNLPLRPWWRP; translated from the coding sequence ATGACGACGACCAAGGAGCCCGACCACTCCATTACGGGCAAGCTGAACCTGGCCGAGGTGCTGGCCATCTTCACCGCGAGCGGCGGGCACCCACTCAAGTTCACCGCGTACGACGGCAGCACAGCCGGCAGCGCCGACGCCACGCTGGGACTGGACCTTTGCTCACCGCGTGGCACTACCTACCTGGCGACGGCGCCCGGCGAGCTCGGCATCGCCCGCGCGTACATCTCGGGCGACCTGCAGCCCATCGGCGTGCATCCGGGCGATCCCTACGAGCTGCTCCGAATGCTGGCCGACCGCGTGGATTTCAAGCGGCCGTCGGCGTGGACCCTGGCTCAGTTGATCCGCTCGATCGGCATCGAGCATCTGGTGCCGATTGCTCCGCCGGCGCTGGAAACGCCGCCGCGGTGGCGCCGGTTCGCAGAAGGCGTGCTGCACAGCAAGTCCCGCGACGCGGGAGCCATCCATCACCACTACGACGTATCCAACAGGTTCTACGAATGGGTGCTGGGGCCGTCGATGACCTACACCTGCGCGGTGTATGCGAACGCCGACGCGACTCTGGAAGAGGCGCAAGACAACAAGTACCGGCTGATCTTCGAGAAGCTCAACCTGCAACCGGGCGACCGGTTGCTCGACGTGGGATGCGGCTGGGGCGGAATGGTGCGGTACGCCGCTCGCCACGGCGTGCGGGCCATCGGCGCGACGCTGTCGGCCGAACAGGCGAAGTGGGCGCAAAAAGCGATCGAGGACGAAGGCCTCGCCGACTTGGCCGAGGTGCGCCACTGCGACTACCGCGACGTGCTGGAGTCGGGCTTTGACGCCGTTTCGTCGATCGGGCTAACCGAGCACATCGGGGTGAAGAATTACCCGAGCTATTTCGCTTTCCTCAAGTCGAAGCTGCGCACCGGTGGTCTGCTGCTCAACCACTGCATCACCCGTCACGACAACGAGCAGCACACGTTTGCGGGCGGTTTCACCGACCGCTACGTCTTCCCCGACGGCGAGCTGACCGGTTCGGGACGCATCATGACCGACATTCAGGACTCGGGTTTCGAGGTGCTGCACACGGAGAACTTCCGACACCACTACGCGATGACGTTGCGCGACTGGTGCCGCAACCTCGTCGAGCACTGGGACGAGGCGGTTGAGGAAGTGGGTCTTGCCGTCGCCAAGGTGTGGGGACTTTATATGGCGGCGTCACGAGTTGCGTTCGACGAGAACAACCTTCAGCTCCATCACGTCCTGGCCGCCAACGTGGAGCGCCGCGGCGCCGACAATCTGCCGCTGCGCCCGTGGTGGCGACCTTAG
- a CDS encoding SRPBCC family protein encodes MAQVSAASTILIDVEPGATLAAVADYQTVRPKILSPHYSEYQVLQGGQGQGTVVKWKLQATKSRSRDVQATVDVAGHSVIEKDANSSMITNWTVAPAGPGSSVTVKTSWTGAGGVKGFFEKTFAPLGLKKIQGEVLANLKKELEG; translated from the coding sequence ATGGCACAGGTCAGCGCAGCCAGCACCATCTTGATCGACGTCGAGCCCGGGGCCACGCTCGCCGCGGTGGCGGATTACCAGACCGTCCGCCCGAAGATCCTGTCCCCGCACTACAGCGAATACCAGGTGCTGCAGGGCGGCCAGGGACAGGGCACCGTCGTCAAGTGGAAGCTTCAGGCCACCAAATCCCGGAGTCGCGACGTGCAGGCAACGGTCGATGTCGCCGGCCACAGCGTCATCGAGAAGGACGCGAACTCGTCGATGATCACCAACTGGACGGTGGCTCCGGCGGGACCCGGATCTAGCGTGACCGTCAAAACCAGCTGGACGGGCGCGGGCGGCGTCAAGGGCTTTTTCGAAAAGACGTTTGCACCCTTGGGACTGAAGAAAATTCAGGGTGAGGTACTGGCGAACTTGAAGAAGGAGCTCGAAGGCTAG